From a region of the Apis mellifera strain DH4 linkage group LG2, Amel_HAv3.1, whole genome shotgun sequence genome:
- the LOC102653703 gene encoding odorant receptor 4-like, with product MHLTILNESDYRARNLKYKEDIAYVTKHSKWILKSIGIWPIILKDVAKFLPKIVIGISNFVLLFAIIPCILYIILEEKNNLIKLKLFGLLMFCSIALMKHWALAYRKPKIKNCIEQIQNDWEQVKLYEDREMMLKYGQVGRNLTIICAVFMYTGGIIYHTILQYEIGTFIDEYNHTIKPVIYPTYSGLFNVQKSPIYELIYVLHCTCGYVMYSITAGACGLAALFVTHACGQIDIVIARLNDLVHAKYGKGKFNLNARLIKIVEHHLQILRFSATVQVILQEVCFLEFIGSIFLICLLEYYCITDWELKNTIGLTTYIILLISLTFNIFILCYIGELLMEKSSSIGLSCFMIDWYHLPVKTIQGLILIIAISNSPTKISAGGIVDLSLFTFANILKTSFVYLNFIRAAIM from the exons ATGCATCTCACTATATTAAATGAGAGTGATTATAGAgcgcgaaatttaaaatataaggaaGATATCGCTTATGTAACCAAACATAGCAAGTGGATTTTGAAATCTATCGGTATTTGGCCAATAATTCTAAAGGATGTTGCAAAATTTCTACCGAAAATCGTAATTGGAATTAGTAATTTTGTCCTACTATTCGCCATTATACCATGTATCCTGTATATCATacttgaagagaaaaataatttaataaaattaaaattattcggtTTATTGATGTTCTGCTCGATTGCGTTGATGAAGCACTGGGCACTCGCCTATCGCaaaccaaaaattaaaaattgcatcgaACAGATACAGAATGATTGGGAACAG gtaaaattatatgaagatCGCGAAATGATGTTAAAATACGGACAAGTGGgtagaaatttaacaataatttgtgCTGTTTTTATGTATACCGGTGGCATTATTTATCacacaattttacaatatgaaaTCGGTACGTTTATCGATGAATATAACCATACAATCAAACCAGTGATCTATCCCACATATAGCGGCCTATTTAATGTTCAAAAAAGCCcgatttatgaattaatatatgttcTTCATTGCACATGTGGATACGTCATGTATTCCATAACTGCTGGTGCTTGTGGATTAGCCGCACTTTTCGTAACACATGCTTGTGGACAAATTGATATCGTTATAGCTCGATTAAATGATCTTGTACATGCCAAATATGgcaaaggaaaatttaatctgaacgcacgattgataaaaattgttgaacatcacttacaaattttaag ATTTTCAGCAACAGTACAAGTGATACTGCAAGAAGTATGCTTTCTAGAATTTATTGGTTCTATCTTTTTGATATGTTTACtcgaatattattgtataacg GATtgggaattaaaaaataccatTGGTCTtacaacatatataatattattaatatctctaacatttaatatatttatattatgttatattggtGAACTTCTAATGGAAaag agcAGCAGTATTGGATTATCCTGTTTTATGATTGATTGGTATCACTTACCTGTTAAGACAATTCAAGGGCTCATCCTAATAATCGCCATATCAAATAGTCCAACGAAAATAAGTGCTGGTGGAATAGTTGATTTATCTCTATTTACTTTTGCAAAT attttaaaaacatcatttgtgtatttaaatttcattcgagcTGCAATCATGTAA
- the LOC102655435 gene encoding odorant receptor 4-like — MHLTTLNKNNCKVRNLKYKEDIAYITKHNKWILKSIGIWPSVLKSVSRFLPKIMFGFNNFVLLFSVIPCILYIVYEEKNIMIKFKLVGLLSFSLIALIKYWTLTYRKPRIKDCIEQIWIDWEQVELHEDRKVMLKYGQIGRNLTIICAVFIYTGGSIFHTILQYKIGTFIDEHNRTIKPVVYPTYNALFDVQKSPIYELVYLLHSICGYIMYSVTAGSCGLTALFATHACGQIDIVIARLNDLIHGKYTKNTFNLNTRLVKIVKHHLRILRFSESIEMALQELCFLECIGSTFLICLLEYYCITDWELSNTISLTTYTMLLISLTFNIFILCYIGERLMEKSSSIGLSCFMIDWFQLPTKTIHDLILIIAMSNNPIKISAGSIVDLSLYTFGGVLKTSLVYLSFLRTTIM, encoded by the exons ATGCATCTCACtacattaaataagaataattgcaAAGTGCGCAATCTAAAATACAAGGAAGATATCGCTTATATAACCAAACATAATAAATGGATTTTGAAATCCATCGGCATTTGGCCATCAGTTCTTAAGAGTGTCTCAAGATTTTTACCAAAAATCATGTTTGGATTCAATAACTTTGTCCTACTTTTTTCCGTTATACCATGTATTTTATACATCgtatacgaagaaaaaaatattatgataaaatttaaattagtcgGTTTACTGAGTTTTTCTTTGattgcattaataaaatactggACACTCACATATCGTAAACCAAGAATCAAAGATTGCATTGAACAAATATGGATTGATTGGGAACAG GTAGAATTGCATGAGGATCGCAAAGTGATGTTGAAATATGGGCAAATAGGTCGAAATTTGACAATAATCTGTGCCGTTTTTATATACACTGGTGGCAGTATCTTTCACACGATCTTACAATATAAGATCGGTACCTTTATTGATGAACATAATCGCACGATCAAACCGGTAGTCTATCCTACGTACAACGCCCTATTCGACGTTCAAAAAAGCCCCATTTACGAATTAGTATATCTTCTTCATTCCATTTGTGGATACATAATGTATTCAGTAACTGCTGGTTCTTGTGGATTAACTGCACTTTTCGCAACACATGCTTGTGGACAAATTGATATCGTTATAGCTCGATTAAATGATCTTATACATGGcaaatatactaaaaatacGTTTAATTTGAACACACGGTtggtaaaaattgttaaacatCATTTGCGAATATTaag attttcaGAATCTATAGAAATGGCATTGCAAGAATTATGTTTTCTCGAATGTATTGGTTCCACTTTTTTGATATGTTTActtgaatattattgtataacg GATTGGGAATTAAGTAATACTATTAGTCTTACAACGTAcacaatgttattaatatctttaacatttaacattttcatattatgcTATATTGGTGAACGCCTAATGGAAaag AGTAGTAGTATTGGTTTATCCTGTTTTATGATCGATTGGTTCCAATTACCGACAAAAACAATTCatgatcttattttaattattgctaTGTCAAataatccaattaaaattagtgCTGGAAGTATAGtggatttatctttatatacttTTGGAGGT gTTCTCAAAACATCACTAGTGTATTTAAGTTTTCTTCGTACTACTATtatgtaa